The sequence GAGTTCCAAGCTACTCGCATATTCgggtttttggtttttttatgtTACCCCTTAATTCCATCCACCTCCCGCAATAAACTACAAGCCCGCTCGGCACCTTGTGTTTTTCTCGGCTATCCATCACATCATCGCGGATATAAGTGTTATGAATTATCAACTCATAAAATTATTGTATCGAGACATGTTATTTTTTATGAGTCCAAATTTCCCTTCTCTAATCTTAATCAACCTAGTTCATCTTCCTATGACTTTCTAAGTGCAGGACTACTACCCCTACATGCCACCATACAATCTTCCCCTCCACTCTTGGACCACACCACAACGGATCAGCCTCTTGCTGACCCAGCAACGCCTAACACGGCCCAACCCGACTCTCCTGCCGTGCCCAGCCCACTTTTCTGGTCCAATCCCCACCACTCTCTCCCGAGTGTTTCCAGCAAGCCTCCCCAAACACTCCCATGTCCTCTCATCACTCTCCAAATCCAAATCCTACTACTTCACATCCAGCAGTACCCTCGACACCCATACCACCTTACTCTCCTCTGATACGCACTCGAGCTCAACATGGCATCTTCAAACCAAAACAGCCTCTGAAGCTACACACTCATACCCAACAAAAACCTTCACCATTACCCACTAGCCATAGTAATGCATTAAATGACCATAATTGGAAATCAGCTATGCACGATGAATACGATGCTCTCATTAAAAATAAGACGTTGGTTTAGTACCCCGTCCGTCTAATGCTAATGTTATTCCAAGTTTCTAGCTTTTCAGGCTTAAATACAATTCAGATGGCTCATTTTCTCGTCACAAAGCACGCATTGTCGGTAATGGTGTCGAAAAACAAGCTGGTATCGATTGTGGGGAGACTTTCAGTCTAGTTGTCAAACCTACCACCATCCGAGCCGTTCTTAGCAtcactctctctaaaaattggAGTCTCCACCGACTTGATATCAAGAATGCCTTCTTACATGGCGACCTACATGAAACGGCGTACATGTCTCAACCGCTAGGTTTTCGTGATTCGGCTCATCCCACTTATGTGTGCTTACTTTAAAAAATCTTTatatggacttaagcaagcaCCCCGTGCATGGTACCAATGGTTTGCGACTTTTGTAGCTAAATTGGGTTTCACTCACAGTCGGTGTgataattctttttttatttatcgtGATGGAGCTAACATTGCTTACAAGCttctttatgttgatgatatcattTTAGCTTCCTCTTCAGATCAACTTCGTGACTCCGAGTTTGCTATGAAGGACTTAGGTCCTCTAAGTGATTTTTTAGGTATTTCTGTCACTCGCACATCTGGTGgcctctttctctctcaatgAAAATATGCAGCTGAAATTATTGAGAAAGCCGGTACGTCAGCATGCAAACCATGTCTCACACCCTTTGACACCAAAGCTAAGCTCAGGACCTCCTCTGGCAATCTGTATCATGATCCCACTTCTTATCGACGTCTTGCCGGAGCCTTACAGTACTTGACTCTCACGAGACCGGACATCGCTTATGCCGTGCAATAAATTTGTGTATTTATGCATGATCCGTGCACCCATCACATCAATGCACTCAAACGCATAATCCGGTACCTTCAAGGAACTCTTCATCTGGGTCTTCATCTTCATCGCACATCACTCAACAAATTGGTCTCCTACACCGATGCGGATTGGGGCGGATGCCCGGACACCCGACGGTAACTTTTGGTTATTGTGTATATCTAGGTGACAATTTGCTTTCATGGTTTGCAAAACGACAACCCACACTCTCTCGCTCTAGTGTTGAAGCCGAATACTGAGGCGTCGCCAATGTCGTCTCTGAAACATGTTGGCTCCGCAACCTCCTCCTCGAGCTTCACCACCCTCTCTCCACCGCCACCTTGGTCTATTGTGATAATGTGAGTGTCATTTACCTTTCAGGAAATCCTGTTCAACATCAACTCACAAAGCATATTGAAATGGATATTCACTTTGTTCGGGAGAAAGTGGCACGTGGTCAAGTTCGGGTTCTCCATATACCTTCTCGTCACCAAATTACGGATATTTTCACCAAAGGTCTACCAATTCAATTAATCGAAGACTTCCGCTCTAGTCTCAACGTACATCCTCCTCCAGTTTCGACTAAGGGGGTGTATTAGAATAAGTCAACTTTTTGTTACCATATTTTATCTGTTACCATATTCTATCCCCTAAAATCTTGTGAAGATCACAATTTGATTGTATTTCAATTACCTAGTTAGAGCCGCAATTATAgagatatttatttataattattgtaTAAGTATTAGTGAAAGGAATGAACCAAGCAAGGATTCCAATTCTATCAATAATCAATAATGATGGATGCGTACCTCTTCTCTCTCACTCAATGTTTGTTATTAGTTCGTGGAATCGTTGCAACTCCTCTCACTTGACATTAACGTAGGAGATGTGTGATTAGTAATACGAAATCACGGTTTGATTATTTCGCTGTAACGACTCAATGGAATTTTACGTTACAAAAGGTAATTTGAGAACTCATATTTGATATCCGAAATATATAAAGCAGTTCCtccaataattttaaaataaatttagtaATAAATCCGATGAAAATACTaagattttaatttgtttatccAATTGTAGAAAATACACATATTTTGATTTGTTagagatgttttttttttttttttttttttacgttgtCCCTTAATTTTATAAGATTCACTGTAATGGAAAGAAAGAGTAATTAGTGATGAAGACAGGAGAGCAATAGATGCATATAATATAAGGAAGGAGAGTCAAAAACCAATAATTAATAGTAAGCAAGCATTAATTCTAAATCAAAGTTGAAAAGATGATTAAGATTTCTGATCTGCGGATGGAGCCCACGTGCCACCATCACGTGTCAAGCACCAACACAATATTGAAGCTAATCCTACGTGTACATAAATGTTGTTCTTACCAAAACTTAAACAAAAACAGAGACTTGACCTCAAAGTCTGATTTTTTACGCTTTTACCTCACATTCCTAAATTTGGTCCGctgtttctttctctcttcttctccatttccctttacatttcctcctcttcctctCTCTGTTTCATTACCTCTTCATTTTCCCCCAATTTTCAATTTCCTCCCCGCCCGCAAATGTCGGATAGAGTCTTCCCTTCTTCCAAACCTGCCGCCAATGGCGCCGCCGTCGCCAACGGTGCTAATCCTCCACCACCGCCTGCCAAATCGCATCTTTATAACCCCACTGCTCGCGCTCCTTACCGACCTCAGCCGCATAACCGCCGTCGCCATTCCCGCAGTGGTCGTAGCatttgctgctgctgctgcttttGGTCGGTTCTCATCCTCCTATTGCTCCTCCTCGTTGCTGCAATTGCCGGTACTGCTGTTTACATCTTGTACCGCCCTCACCGGCCGCAGTTCTCCATTCCTTCCCTCCGCATTCACCGCCTCAATCTTACTACCTCCGCCGATTCCTCCTCCTCTCATCTATCTACTCTTGTTAATTTCACTGTAATCTCCAAAAACCCTAACTCTCATCTCACTTTCTTCTATGATTCCTTCACTATGTCTTCCTACTCCAATGGTGTGTTCCTCGGGAACGGGACATTGCCTGCGCacagtttgaggaagaagaatCAGACGAGTTTTAGAAATGTTGTTGTTTCGGGGTCGAATGATCTGGATGCAGAGTCTGTTAATTCATTGAGATCGgatctgaagaagaagaagagtggTGCGGCGGTTACATTGAAGATTCAGCTGGACACTAAAGTGAAAGCGAAGATGGGCGGATTGAAGACGAAGAAAGTGGGAATCAGAGTTACTTGTGACCAAATTAAAGGAAGTGTACCGAAAGGTAAGTCGCCGACGGTGGCCGTGACTAGTGGTTCCAAATGTAAGGTTGATCTGAGAATCAAGATCTGGAAATGGACTTTCTGATCTCATTATCAGTGCTGGTTTTGCTTTTCAATTTAACTTttttaattgttcttttattattaattttggaTTTGTAAACTTCTAAAGAGTGAAATTATGGATTGGGAAAGGAGATATTGGATTTGTTAGTAGAttcagaaagaaaaagaaaacacgTGGTGAAATCAACAACTTTTACATTATGAAATTTCTTGACGGGTTTGTTGTTATTGATACATGAATCCATATACAGCTTCCATTAA comes from Euphorbia lathyris chromosome 8, ddEupLath1.1, whole genome shotgun sequence and encodes:
- the LOC136204176 gene encoding NDR1/HIN1-like protein 13, whose product is MSDRVFPSSKPAANGAAVANGANPPPPPAKSHLYNPTARAPYRPQPHNRRRHSRSGRSICCCCCFWSVLILLLLLLVAAIAGTAVYILYRPHRPQFSIPSLRIHRLNLTTSADSSSSHLSTLVNFTVISKNPNSHLTFFYDSFTMSSYSNGVFLGNGTLPAHSLRKKNQTSFRNVVVSGSNDLDAESVNSLRSDLKKKKSGAAVTLKIQLDTKVKAKMGGLKTKKVGIRVTCDQIKGSVPKGKSPTVAVTSGSKCKVDLRIKIWKWTF